The following nucleotide sequence is from Williamwhitmania sp..
GTGCTAACCGGTAAGGCAAAGTTCGGCATCTTTGGCGATGGTAAGGAGCTTGCACAGGTGGCTCTTACCAAGAGCTTTAACAACGGCGACTGGCGCTCGGGTTACTATCGCGATCAAACCTTTATGATGGCAGCTGGTATTTATACGGCGGAGGAGTTCTTTGCTCAGCTTTACGGCCAAACTGATGTAGAGCAAAACCCAGGTAATGCAGGTCGGGTGTTCAATAACCACTTTGCCACCCGTAGCCTTAACCCCGATGGGAGTTGGAAAAACTTGATGGCACAGAAAAATTCATCAGCCGATATTTCACCCACCGCTGGACAGATGGCCCGTTTGCTTGGGCTGGCCTATGCTTCAAAATTATACCGAAATTTGGAGGAGGTGAAGAGCCTTACCACCTTTTCGAACAAGGGGAACGAGGTAGCCTTTGGCACCATTGGCGATGCCAGCACCTCCGAGGGACATTTTTGGGAAACGATGAATGCGGCGTCGGTGCTGCAGGTTCCAATGGTAATGGCCGTGTGGGACGATGGTTACGGCATTTCGGTGTCGCGCGATTTCCAAACGGTGAAGAGCAGCATCTCGGAGGCGCTCAAGGGGTTTGAAAAGGGAAAGAACGATAGCAGCGGTCTACTCATCTATAAGGTGAAAGGTTGGGATTACCCCGAAATGGTTAAGGTTTTTGCTGAGGCGGTGGCAACGTCGCGCGAGCAGCACGTTCCGGTTCTGCTGCACGTGGTGGAGCTTACTCAGCCACAGGGTCACTCCACATCCGGTTCGCACGAGCGATACAAGAATAAGGAGCGGTTGGAATGGGAGGTGGAGTACGATTGCCTTGTTCAGTTTAGAATGTGGATTGAGACCGAAGGGTTGGCAACGGCTGCTGAAATCGACGATATTATTGCCAAAACAGAGAAGGAAGCCCGTGAGGCAAAGAATGCCGCATGGAAAAAGTATACGGAGCCCATTCAACGTGAGCGTGATGCGTTGGTAAAAATTATCGATAACCGCACATGCGTGTGCAAGCGCGACAAGTTCGACAAGGTGGGTACCCTCACTCAGGATTTAAAGCGAATTCAGTTTCCCATTCTAAAGGATAATATGAGTGCGGCCAAGCGTATTCTTCGGAATGTGTGCACCGACTGTTCCATTAGGGGGGCACTACAGCAGGACCTAAGCGTGTGGCTGAAAAAAAATGTGGAGGATGGCCGTAACCGTTATAGCACGCATCTCTACTGGGCTAACGACCGTTCTGCGCTGAAACAACCGGAGGTTAAACCGCTCTTTGTGGAGAGTTCTCCCATGGTAAATGGCCGTGAAATAATTCGCGACAACTATGAGGTGCTCTTTGCCAAGTATCCGCAGCTGGTGGTATTTGGCGAGGATGTGGGTAAAATTGGTGGGGTTAACCAAACCTACGAGGGGCTGCAATCCAAGTTTGGTGAGCTTCGAGTTACCGACACCGGTATTCGTGAGACCACCATTATAGGGCAAGGGATAGGATTGGCTCTTCGCGGCTTTCGGCCCATTGCCGAGATACAATATTTTGACTACCTTCTGTATGCCTTGCAAACGCTTAGCGATGACCTTGCTACGCTGCTGTGGCGAACCAGGGGTGGGCAGAAGGCTCCCCTCATAATCAGCACGCGTGGACACCGGCTGGAGGGCGTTTGGCATTCAGGTTCTCCTCTTAGCATGGTGATAAATTCCATTCGCGGTGTTTACGTTTGTGTGCCACGTAACATGACGCAGGCAGCCGGCTTCTACAACATGCTGCTACGTGCCGACGACCCTGCGTTGGTTATTGAGCCACTCAACGG
It contains:
- a CDS encoding thiamine pyrophosphate-dependent enzyme, encoding MKKFSKEEVLNDFYIAWLSRQVSMLGRKEVLTGKAKFGIFGDGKELAQVALTKSFNNGDWRSGYYRDQTFMMAAGIYTAEEFFAQLYGQTDVEQNPGNAGRVFNNHFATRSLNPDGSWKNLMAQKNSSADISPTAGQMARLLGLAYASKLYRNLEEVKSLTTFSNKGNEVAFGTIGDASTSEGHFWETMNAASVLQVPMVMAVWDDGYGISVSRDFQTVKSSISEALKGFEKGKNDSSGLLIYKVKGWDYPEMVKVFAEAVATSREQHVPVLLHVVELTQPQGHSTSGSHERYKNKERLEWEVEYDCLVQFRMWIETEGLATAAEIDDIIAKTEKEAREAKNAAWKKYTEPIQRERDALVKIIDNRTCVCKRDKFDKVGTLTQDLKRIQFPILKDNMSAAKRILRNVCTDCSIRGALQQDLSVWLKKNVEDGRNRYSTHLYWANDRSALKQPEVKPLFVESSPMVNGREIIRDNYEVLFAKYPQLVVFGEDVGKIGGVNQTYEGLQSKFGELRVTDTGIRETTIIGQGIGLALRGFRPIAEIQYFDYLLYALQTLSDDLATLLWRTRGGQKAPLIISTRGHRLEGVWHSGSPLSMVINSIRGVYVCVPRNMTQAAGFYNMLLRADDPALVIEPLNG